A single genomic interval of Mycolicibacterium holsaticum DSM 44478 = JCM 12374 harbors:
- a CDS encoding Fur family transcriptional regulator: protein MTHSRIEDPMQSAEEKLRAAGLRVTRPRLAVLAELANQPHADVETIASGVRVRLGTVSTQAIYDVVHALTRVGILRRVEPAGMRTLFEVETGDNHHHLVCRGCGVIVDIACATGQAPCLEADDDQNFRIDEAEVTFWGLCPACRVVSTETDNRMEQRR from the coding sequence TTGACGCACTCCAGAATCGAGGATCCCATGCAGAGCGCCGAGGAGAAACTCCGCGCCGCCGGCCTCCGGGTGACCCGGCCGCGCCTTGCGGTGCTTGCCGAACTCGCGAACCAACCGCACGCCGATGTCGAGACGATCGCCAGCGGAGTTCGGGTCCGACTGGGCACAGTGTCGACCCAGGCGATCTATGACGTGGTGCACGCGCTCACCAGGGTGGGGATCTTGCGTCGGGTGGAACCGGCGGGTATGCGGACCCTCTTCGAGGTCGAGACCGGCGACAACCATCATCACCTGGTCTGCCGGGGCTGCGGTGTGATTGTCGACATCGCCTGCGCGACAGGCCAAGCGCCGTGTCTGGAAGCCGACGATGACCAGAACTTCCGCATCGACGAGGCAGAGGTGACGTTCTGGGGCCTCTGCCCGGCATGCCGAGTTGTGTCAACCGAAACCGACAATCGAATGGAGCAACGCAGATGA